Sequence from the Enhydrobacter sp. genome:
GCCGCGCCTAGGCCCTTGGCCTGAGCCTGCTGGCAGAGATCTTCGATGGTTATGGTGTCGAGCTGCATCATCATGTCGTCACGCAACTTCTCCCACATCGGCCACACGACCAAGTGAGCGAGCGGCGAACCGACCGATGGATCATTGGGTTCCGATTCGGCCTCCAATGTCCGCACGACTCGCACCACCTCGCCGAGCGTGATCTGGCGACGTTCGCGGCCCAGGCGATAGCCGCCGCGCGGCCCGCGCTTGCCGCTCAGGATGCCGGCGCGGACCAAGTGTTGCAGGACCTGCTCGAGATATCGCTTGGGAATACGTTGGCGCTCGGTGATGTCGCCGCTGCGGACTGGATGCTCGCCGACATGACACGCCACGTCGAGGACAGCCTCGATGGCGAACATAGTCTTCTTGCTGAGCCGAGGCATCCCCTGGTCCCTCTTAGCCCCCCCGCACCACTCCGGCGGCGACCCCTGTCGAACCGAAGCCACCGGCGCCACGCGCCGTTTGGTCCAGTTGGCTGACCTCGCGCCAGACCGCCCGGGCATGCGGTGCGACCACCAACTGTGCAATTCGCATGCCGCGACTGATCCTGAAGGATTCCTGCCCCAGGTTGATCAATATAGCGCCAACCTCGCCTCGGTAGTCGGCGTCGATGGTGCCAGGCGCATTGGCGACGGTCACGCCGTGCTTGGCAGCGAGGCCCGAGCGCGGCCGGACTTGCGCCTCAAACCCCACTGGCAGGGCGATCGAAATGCCCGTCGGCACGATGCGTCGCTCCAGCGGCTTGAGTTCGATATCCTGGTCGATAGCCGCCAAGAGGTCGGCACCCGCCGCCGCAAGGGTGGCGTAGTCGGGCAGCGCCAGGTCTCGCGCGTGCGGCAGGCGGACGATCTCGATCTCTATGCTCACGACACCCTTCATTCCCTACTCCGCCGCCTGAGCCGGCCGGGGCCGGGAGAGGTACCGCGCAATGCGCTCTGCAAGTCGTGCCGCGACCTCGTCCTTGGTCAAGGTCGGCCAATCCTCCACGCCTTGCGCGGAGATCAGATGCACGGTGTTGCGCTCGCCGCCGAACGTACCGGTCATGGGCGACACGTCGTTGGCGATGATCCAGTCGCAGCCCTTGCGCTTACGCTTGTCGACGGCGTTCGCGATCAGGTTCTCCGTCTCCGCCGCGAAGCCCACGACCAGCGTCGGACGACCGACGCCGGGCCTCGCCAACGTCGCCAGGATGTCGGGGTTGGGCGCCAACGTGACCATGGGTGGGGAGGCGCCCGGCTTCTTCTTGATCTTGCCCATCGCAGGCTG
This genomic interval carries:
- a CDS encoding Rrf2 family transcriptional regulator, producing MPRLSKKTMFAIEAVLDVACHVGEHPVRSGDITERQRIPKRYLEQVLQHLVRAGILSGKRGPRGGYRLGRERRQITLGEVVRVVRTLEAESEPNDPSVGSPLAHLVVWPMWEKLRDDMMMQLDTITIEDLCQQAQAKGLGAAAASGAAKAAAGQAVA
- the dut gene encoding dUTP diphosphatase; translation: MKGVVSIEIEIVRLPHARDLALPDYATLAAAGADLLAAIDQDIELKPLERRIVPTGISIALPVGFEAQVRPRSGLAAKHGVTVANAPGTIDADYRGEVGAILINLGQESFRISRGMRIAQLVVAPHARAVWREVSQLDQTARGAGGFGSTGVAAGVVRGG